A single Lathamus discolor isolate bLatDis1 chromosome 16, bLatDis1.hap1, whole genome shotgun sequence DNA region contains:
- the ATP13A2 gene encoding polyamine-transporting ATPase 13A2 isoform X2 — protein sequence MEVTGYQTKTWRVALCHIGSVLTAGLLLVLFHWKPSLEVQVKCKPCALSQADWVIIRDKFGQCFTTRVCTEALGEGSLEHHPGARLEDRRTSIAIGVSEEEESRDTIRLHEKEEKNILRYYLFEGMRYVWIERRQMYCKVSILDEGWTCADLHLSQAGLSQQDHNTRRKIYGANLIEVPVKSYARLLVEEVLNPFYIFQVFSIVLWVCDAYYYYAACIFLISTISLGLSLYETRKQSTTLQNMAKMSVGVRVHRSGGEEMVVSSADLVPGDCISLPVDGMLVPCDAALLTGECMVNESMLTGESVPVMKTPLPAGSTVYSPEEHRRHTLFCGTQVIQAKSYVGREVLAVVTRTGFCTAKGDLISSILYPKPVSFKFYKDAVKFVLFLAVLAFIGTIYSILILVKNQVPVGQIIIRALDLVTVIVPPALPAAMTVGTIYAQNRLKKQGIFCISPPRINLCGKIRLVCFDKTGTLTEEGLDVWGVVPLENNHFMPIVHEPRCLPAGPLLYSLATCHTVSVLQAQPIGDPVDLKMLESTGWRLEMMEEEEGELPASQQFGMKVLAVVKPPPEEEQPRDRKHQLPVGILRRFPFSSSLQRMSVLVKLPSEASAHVYVKGAPEMVASLCRKETVPMDFSQMLRHYTTDGFRVLGLASKPLSSVTTFEEALQLPREAVESSLSFLGFLVMKNVLKPESAPVIHLLRNANIRPIMVTGDNMLTAINVARSCRMVEPKERVIFISASPPSHHEPAALKFIPAEHSQGEEQPEGLAQPRDGCFLQPQPCHFALNGKSFAVVCEHFAELLPKILIQATVFARMLPEQKTQLVCSLQELDYCVGMCGDGANDCGALKAADVGISLSEAEASVASPFTSHVANIECVPTVIREGRCSLVTSFGVFKYMALYSLVQFVSVLLLYTINTNLSDFQFLFFDLIITTTVAVLMGRTGPAQELGVERPQGALISVLVLGSLLLQTALLITVQVLSYFITVSQSWYVPLNSTVTAPQNLPNYENTVLFCVTGFQYLILAVAMSKGYPFREPLYTNVLFLVVLILLFGLMIWLTLYPLGFPKTLLKLQGIDDLNFKLLLLGIAALNFFTAFVLETALDHGLLGCLRRLRRKKPSKKLFKRLEKELRQQQPPWPPLNQPLLATPKMSIAVR from the exons ATG GAGGTCACGGGCTACCAGACCAAGACGTGGCGGGTGGCCCTGTGCCACATTGGCTCTGTGCTGACGGCAGGGCTGCTCCTCGTCCTCTTCCATTGGAAGCCAAGCCTGGAGGTGCAGGTGAAGTGCAAACCCTGTGCCCTCAGCCAGGCCGACTGGGTCATCATCAGA GACAAATTCGgacagtgcttcaccacccgtGTGTGCACAGAGGCGCTGGGCGAGGGCAG CCTGGAGCATCACCCCGGGGCCAGGCTGGAGGACCGCAGGACCAGCATCGCTATCGGTGTGTCGGAAGAGGAGGAGAGCCGGGACACCATCCGGCTCCATGAGAAGGAAGAG AAGAACATCCTGCGGTACTACCTCTTCGAGGGCATGCGCTACGTCTGGATCGAGCGGCGGCAGATGTACTGCAAAGTCAG CATCTTGGATGAAGGCTGGACCTGCGCAGATCTGCACCTCTCACAGGCCGGGCTCAGCCAACAGGACCACAACACCAG AAGGAAGATCTACGGAGCAAACCTCATCGAGGTGCCGGTCAAATCCTATGCGAGGCTGTTGGTGGAGGAG GTTCTCAATCCCTTCTACATCTTCCAAGTGTTCAGCATCGTGCTGTGGGTCTGTGACGCCTACTACTACTATGCCGCCTGCATCTTCCTCATCTCCACCATCTCCTTAGGGCTGTCCCTCTACGAGACAAGGAAG CAAAGCACCACGCTGCAGAACATGGCCAAGATGTCAGTGGGTGTCCGAGTCCATCGCTCCGGTGGAG aggagatggtggtgAGCTCTGCAGACCTGGTGCCGGGCGACTGCATCAGCCTCCCTGTGGATGGGATGCTGGTCCCTTGCGATGCTGCGCTGCTGACGGGCGAGTGCATGGTCAACGAGAGCATGCTGACGG GGGAGAGCGTGCCAGTGATGAAGACCCCTCTCCCGGCTGGCAGCACCGTCTATTCCCCCGAGGAGCACAGGCGGCACACGTTGTTCTGTGGGACGCAGGTCATCCAAGCCAAGTCCTATGTGGGCAGGGAAGTGCTGGCCGTGGTGACCCGCACAG GGTTCTGCACAGCCAAAGGGGATCTCATCAGCTCCATCCTCTACCCCAAACCCGTGAGCTTCAAGTtttacaaggatgctgtgaaGTTTGTCCTGTTCCTCGCCGTCCTGG CTTTTATCGGCACGATCTACAGCATCCTCATCTTGGTTAAAAACCAG GTCCCCGTGGGGCAGATCATCATCCGTGCCCTCGACCTCGTCACTGTCATCGTGCCCCCGGCTCTCCCGGCTGCCATGACTGTGGGCACCATCTATGCCCAGAACAGGCTGAAGAAACAGGGCATCTTCTGCATCAGCCCTCCCCGGATCAACCTCTGCGGGAAGATCCGCCTGGTTTGCTTCGACAAG ACAGGAACCCTCACGGAGGAAGGGCTGGATGTGTGGGGGGTGGTTCCACTGGAGAACAACCACTTCATGCCCATCGTCCAcgagccccgctgcctgcccgcTGGTCCCTTGCTCTACTCGCTGGCCACTTGCCACACGGTCTCggtgctgcaggcacagcccaTCGGGGACCCTGTGGACCTCAAGATGTTGGAGTCCACTGGCTGG CGCCTGGAgatgatggaggaggaggaaggcgaGCTACCTGCCTCCCAGCAGTTTGGGATGAAGGTCTTGGCTGTGGTCAAGCCTCcacctgaggaagagcagccacGGGACAGG AAGCACCAGTTACCTGTGGGGATCCTCCGGCggttccccttctcctcctccttgcaGAGGATGAGTGTCCTGGTGAAGCTGCCCAGTGAAGCCTCAGCCCATGTCTATGTCAAGGGTGCTCCGGAGATGGTGGCCAGCCTCTGCAGGAAGGAGACTG TGCCCATGGATTTCTCCCAGATGCTGCGGCACTACACCACGGATGGGTTCCGGGTCCTGGGTCTCGCTTCCAAACCCCTGAGTTCAGTGACCACGTTCGAAGAggccctgcagctccccag ggaagctgtggagaGCAGCCTGAGCTTCCTGGGCTTCCTCGTCATGAAGAACGTGCTCAAGCCAGAGTCTGCGCCCGTGATTCACCTCCTGCGGAACGCCAACATCCGCCCCATCATGGTGACGG GAGACAACATGCTCACAGCCATCAACGTGGCGCGGAGCTGCCGCATGGTGGAGCCCAAGGAGCGGGTGATCTTCATCAGCGCCTCCCCTCCCAGCCACCACGAACCCGCTGCCCTCAAGTTCATCCCGGCCGAGCATTCCCAGGGCGAGGAGCAGCCGGAG GGTCTGGCCCAGCCAAGGGATGGATGTTTCCTGCAGCCTCAGCCCTGCCACTTCGCCCTGAACGGCAAATCCTTCGCTGTGGTTTGTGAGCActttgctgagctgctgcccaaG ATCCTCATCCAAGCCACCGTGTTTGCCCGCATGTTGCCTGAGCAGAAGACTCAGCTGGTTTGCAGCCTGCAGGAGCTCGA CTACTGCGTGGGGATGTGTGGGGATGGTGCCAACGACTGTGGGGCTCTGAAGGCAGCCGACGTGGGCATCTCGCTGTCGGAGGCAGAGGCTTCAGTGGCTTCACCCTTCACTTCCCACGTGGCCAACATCGAGTGTGTGCCCACTGTGATCCG GGAGGGCAGGTGCTCACTGGTCACCTCCTTTGGTGTCTTCAAGTACATGGCCCTGTACAGCCTGGTGCAGTTCGTGTCCGTCCTGCTGCTCTACACT ATCAACACCAACCTGAGCGATTTCCAGTTCCTCTTCTTCGACCTCATCATCACCACCACGGTGGCCGTGCTGATGGGTCGGACCGGTCCTGCCCAGGAGCTGGGAGTGGAGCGTCCCCAAGGGGCACTGATCAGTGTCCTCGTGCTgggcagcctcctcctgcagacaGCTCTGCTCATCACCGTGCAGGTCCTCAGCTACTTCATCACTGTCTCACAGAGCTG GTACGTGCCACTGAACAGCACGGTGACAGCTCCCCAAAACCTGCCCAACTACGAGAACACGGTCCTCTTCTGTGTCACGGGCTTCCAGTACCTCATCCTGGCCGTCGCCATGTCCAAGGGGTACCCATTCCGGGAGCCACTCTACACCAATG TGCTGTTCTTGGTGGTCCTCATCCTCCTCTTTGGCCTCATGATATGGTTGACCCTCTACCCATTGGGCTTCCCCAAGACCCTGCTGAAGCTGCAGGGCATCGATGACTTGAACttcaagctgctgctgctggggatcGCTGCCCTCAACTTCTTCACTGCCTTTGTGCTGGAG ACCGCCCTGGACCACGGCCTCCTCGGCTGCCTCCGCAGGCTGCGCCGCAAGAAACCATCCAAGAAGCTTTTCaagaggctggagaaggagctgaggcagcagcagccgcccTGGCCCCCCCTCAACCAACCGCTCCTTGCGACACCCAAGATGTCCATCGCCGTGAGATAA
- the ATP13A2 gene encoding polyamine-transporting ATPase 13A2 isoform X1: MSDSSRLLGNQRPGYGTLQTDTDTSRMEVTGYQTKTWRVALCHIGSVLTAGLLLVLFHWKPSLEVQVKCKPCALSQADWVIIRDKFGQCFTTRVCTEALGEGSLEHHPGARLEDRRTSIAIGVSEEEESRDTIRLHEKEEKNILRYYLFEGMRYVWIERRQMYCKVSILDEGWTCADLHLSQAGLSQQDHNTRRKIYGANLIEVPVKSYARLLVEEVLNPFYIFQVFSIVLWVCDAYYYYAACIFLISTISLGLSLYETRKQSTTLQNMAKMSVGVRVHRSGGEEMVVSSADLVPGDCISLPVDGMLVPCDAALLTGECMVNESMLTGESVPVMKTPLPAGSTVYSPEEHRRHTLFCGTQVIQAKSYVGREVLAVVTRTGFCTAKGDLISSILYPKPVSFKFYKDAVKFVLFLAVLAFIGTIYSILILVKNQVPVGQIIIRALDLVTVIVPPALPAAMTVGTIYAQNRLKKQGIFCISPPRINLCGKIRLVCFDKTGTLTEEGLDVWGVVPLENNHFMPIVHEPRCLPAGPLLYSLATCHTVSVLQAQPIGDPVDLKMLESTGWRLEMMEEEEGELPASQQFGMKVLAVVKPPPEEEQPRDRKHQLPVGILRRFPFSSSLQRMSVLVKLPSEASAHVYVKGAPEMVASLCRKETVPMDFSQMLRHYTTDGFRVLGLASKPLSSVTTFEEALQLPREAVESSLSFLGFLVMKNVLKPESAPVIHLLRNANIRPIMVTGDNMLTAINVARSCRMVEPKERVIFISASPPSHHEPAALKFIPAEHSQGEEQPEGLAQPRDGCFLQPQPCHFALNGKSFAVVCEHFAELLPKILIQATVFARMLPEQKTQLVCSLQELDYCVGMCGDGANDCGALKAADVGISLSEAEASVASPFTSHVANIECVPTVIREGRCSLVTSFGVFKYMALYSLVQFVSVLLLYTINTNLSDFQFLFFDLIITTTVAVLMGRTGPAQELGVERPQGALISVLVLGSLLLQTALLITVQVLSYFITVSQSWYVPLNSTVTAPQNLPNYENTVLFCVTGFQYLILAVAMSKGYPFREPLYTNVLFLVVLILLFGLMIWLTLYPLGFPKTLLKLQGIDDLNFKLLLLGIAALNFFTAFVLETALDHGLLGCLRRLRRKKPSKKLFKRLEKELRQQQPPWPPLNQPLLATPKMSIAVR; encoded by the exons ATGTCGG acagcagcaggctgctgggGAACCAGCGGCCGGGATACGGGACGCTGCAGACGGACACGGACACATCCCGCATG GAGGTCACGGGCTACCAGACCAAGACGTGGCGGGTGGCCCTGTGCCACATTGGCTCTGTGCTGACGGCAGGGCTGCTCCTCGTCCTCTTCCATTGGAAGCCAAGCCTGGAGGTGCAGGTGAAGTGCAAACCCTGTGCCCTCAGCCAGGCCGACTGGGTCATCATCAGA GACAAATTCGgacagtgcttcaccacccgtGTGTGCACAGAGGCGCTGGGCGAGGGCAG CCTGGAGCATCACCCCGGGGCCAGGCTGGAGGACCGCAGGACCAGCATCGCTATCGGTGTGTCGGAAGAGGAGGAGAGCCGGGACACCATCCGGCTCCATGAGAAGGAAGAG AAGAACATCCTGCGGTACTACCTCTTCGAGGGCATGCGCTACGTCTGGATCGAGCGGCGGCAGATGTACTGCAAAGTCAG CATCTTGGATGAAGGCTGGACCTGCGCAGATCTGCACCTCTCACAGGCCGGGCTCAGCCAACAGGACCACAACACCAG AAGGAAGATCTACGGAGCAAACCTCATCGAGGTGCCGGTCAAATCCTATGCGAGGCTGTTGGTGGAGGAG GTTCTCAATCCCTTCTACATCTTCCAAGTGTTCAGCATCGTGCTGTGGGTCTGTGACGCCTACTACTACTATGCCGCCTGCATCTTCCTCATCTCCACCATCTCCTTAGGGCTGTCCCTCTACGAGACAAGGAAG CAAAGCACCACGCTGCAGAACATGGCCAAGATGTCAGTGGGTGTCCGAGTCCATCGCTCCGGTGGAG aggagatggtggtgAGCTCTGCAGACCTGGTGCCGGGCGACTGCATCAGCCTCCCTGTGGATGGGATGCTGGTCCCTTGCGATGCTGCGCTGCTGACGGGCGAGTGCATGGTCAACGAGAGCATGCTGACGG GGGAGAGCGTGCCAGTGATGAAGACCCCTCTCCCGGCTGGCAGCACCGTCTATTCCCCCGAGGAGCACAGGCGGCACACGTTGTTCTGTGGGACGCAGGTCATCCAAGCCAAGTCCTATGTGGGCAGGGAAGTGCTGGCCGTGGTGACCCGCACAG GGTTCTGCACAGCCAAAGGGGATCTCATCAGCTCCATCCTCTACCCCAAACCCGTGAGCTTCAAGTtttacaaggatgctgtgaaGTTTGTCCTGTTCCTCGCCGTCCTGG CTTTTATCGGCACGATCTACAGCATCCTCATCTTGGTTAAAAACCAG GTCCCCGTGGGGCAGATCATCATCCGTGCCCTCGACCTCGTCACTGTCATCGTGCCCCCGGCTCTCCCGGCTGCCATGACTGTGGGCACCATCTATGCCCAGAACAGGCTGAAGAAACAGGGCATCTTCTGCATCAGCCCTCCCCGGATCAACCTCTGCGGGAAGATCCGCCTGGTTTGCTTCGACAAG ACAGGAACCCTCACGGAGGAAGGGCTGGATGTGTGGGGGGTGGTTCCACTGGAGAACAACCACTTCATGCCCATCGTCCAcgagccccgctgcctgcccgcTGGTCCCTTGCTCTACTCGCTGGCCACTTGCCACACGGTCTCggtgctgcaggcacagcccaTCGGGGACCCTGTGGACCTCAAGATGTTGGAGTCCACTGGCTGG CGCCTGGAgatgatggaggaggaggaaggcgaGCTACCTGCCTCCCAGCAGTTTGGGATGAAGGTCTTGGCTGTGGTCAAGCCTCcacctgaggaagagcagccacGGGACAGG AAGCACCAGTTACCTGTGGGGATCCTCCGGCggttccccttctcctcctccttgcaGAGGATGAGTGTCCTGGTGAAGCTGCCCAGTGAAGCCTCAGCCCATGTCTATGTCAAGGGTGCTCCGGAGATGGTGGCCAGCCTCTGCAGGAAGGAGACTG TGCCCATGGATTTCTCCCAGATGCTGCGGCACTACACCACGGATGGGTTCCGGGTCCTGGGTCTCGCTTCCAAACCCCTGAGTTCAGTGACCACGTTCGAAGAggccctgcagctccccag ggaagctgtggagaGCAGCCTGAGCTTCCTGGGCTTCCTCGTCATGAAGAACGTGCTCAAGCCAGAGTCTGCGCCCGTGATTCACCTCCTGCGGAACGCCAACATCCGCCCCATCATGGTGACGG GAGACAACATGCTCACAGCCATCAACGTGGCGCGGAGCTGCCGCATGGTGGAGCCCAAGGAGCGGGTGATCTTCATCAGCGCCTCCCCTCCCAGCCACCACGAACCCGCTGCCCTCAAGTTCATCCCGGCCGAGCATTCCCAGGGCGAGGAGCAGCCGGAG GGTCTGGCCCAGCCAAGGGATGGATGTTTCCTGCAGCCTCAGCCCTGCCACTTCGCCCTGAACGGCAAATCCTTCGCTGTGGTTTGTGAGCActttgctgagctgctgcccaaG ATCCTCATCCAAGCCACCGTGTTTGCCCGCATGTTGCCTGAGCAGAAGACTCAGCTGGTTTGCAGCCTGCAGGAGCTCGA CTACTGCGTGGGGATGTGTGGGGATGGTGCCAACGACTGTGGGGCTCTGAAGGCAGCCGACGTGGGCATCTCGCTGTCGGAGGCAGAGGCTTCAGTGGCTTCACCCTTCACTTCCCACGTGGCCAACATCGAGTGTGTGCCCACTGTGATCCG GGAGGGCAGGTGCTCACTGGTCACCTCCTTTGGTGTCTTCAAGTACATGGCCCTGTACAGCCTGGTGCAGTTCGTGTCCGTCCTGCTGCTCTACACT ATCAACACCAACCTGAGCGATTTCCAGTTCCTCTTCTTCGACCTCATCATCACCACCACGGTGGCCGTGCTGATGGGTCGGACCGGTCCTGCCCAGGAGCTGGGAGTGGAGCGTCCCCAAGGGGCACTGATCAGTGTCCTCGTGCTgggcagcctcctcctgcagacaGCTCTGCTCATCACCGTGCAGGTCCTCAGCTACTTCATCACTGTCTCACAGAGCTG GTACGTGCCACTGAACAGCACGGTGACAGCTCCCCAAAACCTGCCCAACTACGAGAACACGGTCCTCTTCTGTGTCACGGGCTTCCAGTACCTCATCCTGGCCGTCGCCATGTCCAAGGGGTACCCATTCCGGGAGCCACTCTACACCAATG TGCTGTTCTTGGTGGTCCTCATCCTCCTCTTTGGCCTCATGATATGGTTGACCCTCTACCCATTGGGCTTCCCCAAGACCCTGCTGAAGCTGCAGGGCATCGATGACTTGAACttcaagctgctgctgctggggatcGCTGCCCTCAACTTCTTCACTGCCTTTGTGCTGGAG ACCGCCCTGGACCACGGCCTCCTCGGCTGCCTCCGCAGGCTGCGCCGCAAGAAACCATCCAAGAAGCTTTTCaagaggctggagaaggagctgaggcagcagcagccgcccTGGCCCCCCCTCAACCAACCGCTCCTTGCGACACCCAAGATGTCCATCGCCGTGAGATAA